A stretch of the Conger conger chromosome 3, fConCon1.1, whole genome shotgun sequence genome encodes the following:
- the wdr44 gene encoding WD repeat-containing protein 44: MASDTSDTEEFYDAAEDVNLTPSPNVSPAKFVLPSTKENEESPTQPPQDPRSDDSFQIIDSIIQQSQQESSVEESLLTEEREERENGEDGGAAGEQDDGPVSLGAGPPEAPPPEEEPEAESPVAEEPSVETDGQQDPGPGAVGEPEGVRPPDITSALVPEQPPGCAPEGEDHKRADILEQVSLADKLSDPDPSAPRKPPRQCTVEPDIVASTKKPPPIRPPPPAGAPPPRPPPPSRPAPPPRKKTQEGLRPSGLEVSAELTEPSGLVSPSTAVESITKELQHSLDLASATSGDKVVTAQESGKAADGQNSAAAGGEAAGPQRPRSNSGREMTDEEILASVMIKNLDTGEEIPLSLAEEKLPTGINPLTLHIMRRTKEYITNDAAQSDDEDKSQSNLTDSDGGKLKQKTTQLKKFLGKSVKRAKHLAEEYGEKAVNKVKSVRDEVFHTDQDDPSSSDDEGMPYTRPVKFKAAHGFKGSFDFDQVRVVQDLSGEHMGAVWTMKFSHCGRLLATAGQDNVVRIWVLKNAFDYFNNMRIKYNTEGRVSPSPSQESLNSSKSDTDGVSGATEDPDTEDRNVPFRQVPFCKYKGHTADLLDLSWSKNYFLLSSSMDKTVRLWHISRRECLCCFQHIDFVTAIAFHPRDDRYFLSGSLDGKLRLWNIPDKKVALWNEVDGQTRLITAANFCQNGKYAVIGTYDGRCIFYDTEHLKYHTQIHVRSTRGRNRVGRKITGIEPLPGENKILVTSNDSRIRLYDLRDLSLSMKYKGYVNSSSQIKASFSHDYSFIVSGSEDKYVYIWSTYHDLSKFTSVRRDRNDFWEGIKAHNAVVTSAIFAPNPSLIVSPEASSVEKPEAEIKSTDPADGETIPSGALKTDHTEVLLSADFTGAIKVFVNVKKY; this comes from the exons atggcgTCAGATACCAGTGACACAGAAGAATTTTATGATGCTGCGGAAGATGTCAATTTGACTCCCTCTCCAAACGT gTCACCTGCAAAGTTTGTTCTTCCTTCAACCAAG GAGAACGAGGAGAGCCCAACACAGCCCCCCCAGGACCCCCGCTCTGATGACTCCTTCCAG ATCATTGACAGCATCATCCAGCAGAgccagcaggagagcagtgtggaggagTCCCTgctgacagaggagagagaggagagggagaatgggGAGGACGGGGGGGCCGCCGGCGAACAGGACGACGGGCCGGTGAGCCTGGGGGCGGGGCCGCCGGAAGCCCCGCCCCCTGAGGAGGAACCCGAAGCGGAGAGCCCGGTCGCAGAGGAGCCGAGCGTGGAGACGGACGGGCAGCAGGACCCCGGCCCCGGGGCGGTGGGAGAGCCCGAGGGCGTGAGGCCCCCTGACATCACCAGCGCCCTGGTGCCGGAGCAGCCCCCGGGCTGCGCTCCGGAGGGCGAGGACCACAAACGGGCCGACATCCTGGAGCAGGTCTCTCTGGCCGATAAGCTGTCGGACCCCGACCCCTCGGCCCCCCGGAAGCCCCCCCGGCAGTGCACGGTGGAGCCGGACATCGTGGCCAGCACCAAGAAGCCCCCGCCCATCCGCCCGCCCCCGCCTGCCggagcccccccgccccggcccccgcccccctcccgccccgcaCCCCCGCCCCGCAAGAAGACCCAGGAGGGCCTGCGGCCGTCGGGGCTAGAGG TCTCTGCAGAGCTGACGGAGCCCTCTGGCCTGGTGTCCCCCAGCACTGCGGTGGAGAGCATCACCAAGGAGCTGCAGCACTCTCTCGACCTGGCCAGCGCCACCAGCGGAGACAAAGTAGTGACCGCCCAG GAGAGCGGGAAGGCGGCGGACGGGCAGAACTCCGCCGCGGCGGGCGGAGAGGCGGCGGGCCCCCAGCGCCCGCGCTCCAACTCGGGACGAGAGATGACCGACGAG GAGATCCTGGCGAGCGTGATGATTAAAAACCTGGACACGGGGGAGGAGATCCCGCTGAGCCTCGCCGAGGAGAAGCTGCCCACGGGAATCAACCCTCTCACGCTCCACATCATGAGGAGGACCAAAGAGTACATCAC gaaCGATGCGGCTCAGTCGGACGATGAAGATAAGTCTCAGTCCAACCTCACGGACTCCGACGGAGGAAAGCTCAAGCAGAAAAC CACGCAGCTGAAGAAGTTCCTGGGGAAGTCGGTGAAGAGGGCCAAACACCTGGCGGAGGAGTACGGAGAGAAGGCCGTCAATAAGGTGAAGAGCGTCCGCGATGAAG TCTTTCACACTGACCAAGACGACCCCTCCTCCAGCGATGATGAGGGCATGCCTTACACCAGGCCCGTGAAATTTAAGGCAGCCCACGGCTTCAAGGGCTCTTTCGACTTCGACCAGGTCCGCGTGGTGCAGGACCTGAGCGGGGAGCACATG GGAGCAGTGTGGACCATGAAGTTCTCTCACTGTGGAAGGCTGCTGGCCACGGCGGGACAGGACAACGTGGTGCGGATCTGGGTCTTAAAGAACGCCTTCGACTACTTCAACAACATGAGGATCAAGTACAACACAGAAG GTCGggtctctccttccccctcccagGAGAGCTTGAACTCGTCCAAGTCGGACACAGACGGG GTCAGCGGCGCCACGGAGGATCCCGACACGGAGGACCGGAACGTTCCTTTCCGACAAGTCCCCTTCTGCAAGTACAAAGGGCACACGGCTGACCTCCTGGATCTGTCCTGGTCAAAG AACTACTTCCTGCTGTCTTCATCGATGGACAAGACTGTTCGGCTGTGGCACATATCCAGAAGAGAGTGCTTATGCTGCTTTCAGCATATAGACTTTGTGACCGCCATCGCTTTCCACCccaga GACGACCGGTACTTCCTGAGCGGCTCGCTGGACGGGAAGCTCCGGCTCTGGAACATTCCGGATAAGAAGGTGGCCCTGTGGAACGAGGTGGACGGGCAGACGCGCCTCATCACCGCCGCCAACTTCTGCCAGAACGGGAAGTACGCGGTCATCGGCACCTACGACGGCCGCTGCATCTTCTACGACACGGAG caCCTTAAGTACCACACACAGATTCACGTACGCTCCACCCGTGGGAGGAACCGCGTCGGCCGCAAGATCACCGGGATCGAGCCGCTGCCTGGAGAGAACAAG ATTTTGGTGACCTCTAATGATTCCCGGATTCGCTTGTATGACCTGAGGGATCTGTCTCTGTCCATGAAGTACAAGGGCTATGTGAACAGCAGCAGTCAGATAAAGGCCAGCTTCAG CCACGATTACTCGTTCATCGTAAGCGGTTCGGAAGACAAATATGTTTACATCTGGAGCACGTACCACGACTTGAGCAAATTCACTTCTGTGCGACGGGACCGCAATGACTTCTGGGAAGGAATTAAAG CCCACAACGCGGTGGTGACGTCGGCCATCTTCGCTCCGAACCCCAGCCTGATCGTGTCCCCGGAGGCCAGCAGCGTGGAGAAGCCCGAGGCGGAGATCAAGAGCACGGACCCGGCGGACGGCGAGACCATCCCCTCAG GTGCCCTGAAGACCGACCACACTGAAGTCCTCCTCTCCGCCGACTTCACTGGAGCCATCAAAGTGTTCGTTAATGTGAAAAAGTATTaa